A window from Flavobacterium gyeonganense encodes these proteins:
- a CDS encoding TssN family type VI secretion system protein, with protein MVKKHLGALIDVRLIVFLVVIIAVSILLTMVFSDKVKEFAVKYKKKFYIYIFSAVLIYALVGFLGYNKLFTEVSDEFLFYQIASLLFGTLHVYLYRIYFNEFNQKLVANELLFACLIMLYSSVLFIIIYTALSGIGLTFLMCSHFLVFIVPTGVYAVFNYMLQIPPKEYVTWKIPERENPFPVIENVEMKDLLLITLLIQKDADSETYTSLRSKGPVRIDFGALFYHTVTGYNKHNAESKIQLKYKGENCNWVFFLQPKWYQAARYVDAKYTLGMNGITENSVIICKRQKEKKVEITKKDKTEEPEFVYGANAGMN; from the coding sequence ATGGTAAAAAAGCATTTAGGAGCACTTATTGACGTCAGGCTCATTGTATTTTTGGTTGTAATTATAGCCGTAAGTATTTTGCTTACAATGGTTTTTAGTGATAAAGTAAAAGAATTTGCAGTAAAATATAAAAAGAAATTTTATATCTATATTTTCTCAGCTGTACTTATTTATGCTTTGGTTGGTTTTTTAGGCTACAATAAATTATTTACTGAAGTATCAGATGAATTCCTTTTTTACCAGATAGCTTCTTTACTATTCGGAACGCTTCATGTTTACTTGTACCGCATTTATTTTAATGAATTTAATCAAAAGCTGGTTGCTAATGAATTGTTGTTTGCATGTTTGATCATGCTTTATTCAAGCGTATTGTTCATTATCATTTATACAGCATTAAGCGGTATTGGACTTACTTTTTTGATGTGTTCACACTTTCTGGTTTTTATAGTTCCAACTGGCGTTTATGCAGTGTTCAATTATATGCTGCAGATTCCGCCAAAAGAATACGTTACCTGGAAAATTCCGGAAAGAGAAAACCCTTTTCCGGTTATAGAGAATGTCGAAATGAAAGACCTTTTACTGATTACTTTATTGATTCAAAAAGATGCTGATAGTGAAACCTACACTTCACTTAGATCAAAAGGGCCGGTAAGAATTGATTTTGGTGCTTTGTTTTATCATACCGTTACCGGATACAATAAACACAATGCCGAGAGTAAGATACAATTGAAATATAAAGGAGAAAATTGCAATTGGGTATTTTTTCTTCAGCCAAAATGGTATCAGGCAGCCCGATACGTAGATGCAAAATATACATTAGGAATGAATGGTATCACAGAGAACTCGGTTATTATCTGTAAAAGACAAAAAGAAAAGAAGGTTGAAATAACCAAAAAAGATAAAACAGAAGAACCTGAATTTGTATACGGTGCAAATGCAGGAATGAATTGA
- a CDS encoding type VI secretion system baseplate subunit TssG, with the protein MNLEDLVRQIENISDDIRAEVIANELLENTAVAQDEIMISNQGQFSRAFRSDILGAGIKDDNYDKREYLTILLSRDSIYDTLPEGYIHSLKENNADKSVQQMIREHKHQKKQEAEARNFFSPFENEIFHYKTKIESVERDFLYKLNSGKSLEFFYDFWGLPHIYPAVLVSKFIRLLPYAYKIVGDIDLACKCLSMIIEEKVNFETTTSKELSEEGEQIILGENRLGVDFISGKNYTDYSMNVTIEIGPIVNKPFHNYINEGDIKKFIDCFCEHFFPMEVEVKIVLLINNETEKFNFNNEPVLGYSTRL; encoded by the coding sequence ATGAATCTTGAAGATCTTGTTCGGCAAATAGAGAATATTTCAGACGATATAAGGGCTGAGGTTATCGCTAATGAGCTTTTGGAAAATACTGCTGTTGCTCAGGACGAAATTATGATTTCTAATCAGGGGCAGTTTTCACGGGCTTTCAGAAGTGATATTTTAGGAGCAGGGATTAAGGATGATAATTACGATAAACGTGAATATCTTACTATACTCTTGTCGAGAGACAGCATTTATGATACGCTGCCCGAAGGATATATTCATAGTTTAAAAGAGAACAACGCTGATAAATCTGTTCAGCAGATGATCAGGGAACATAAACATCAGAAAAAGCAGGAAGCTGAAGCACGTAATTTTTTTAGCCCTTTTGAGAATGAAATTTTTCATTACAAAACCAAAATAGAAAGTGTAGAAAGAGATTTTTTATATAAACTTAATTCAGGTAAGTCGTTAGAGTTTTTCTATGATTTTTGGGGTCTGCCACATATTTATCCGGCAGTGTTGGTTTCAAAATTTATTCGGCTTTTGCCTTATGCGTATAAAATTGTTGGCGATATTGATTTGGCATGTAAATGTTTATCAATGATTATAGAAGAAAAAGTGAATTTTGAAACCACAACATCAAAAGAACTTAGTGAAGAAGGAGAGCAGATTATATTAGGCGAAAACAGATTAGGAGTCGATTTTATCAGCGGAAAAAATTATACGGATTATTCTATGAATGTAACCATAGAAATTGGACCGATAGTTAATAAACCCTTTCATAATTATATTAATGAAGGAGATATAAAAAAGTTTATAGACTGCTTTTGCGAACATTTTTTTCCGATGGAAGTAGAGGTAAAAATAGTATTGTTGATAAACAACGAAACAGAAAAGTTTAATTTTAATAATGAGCCTGTGTTGGGCTATTCAACACGATTGTAG
- a CDS encoding C40 family peptidase: MNKTIVLVLIILFGIGCSSKKYISQVPFKYDYSLEALKKQAKMEDSGLSNKTVVNDNSENLSDATLALKEKYSIVLGVIPNKITNYKLYSYIDPWVNTPYKEKSFSSTGVDCSYFVQSLYSEVYKVTLPKDPAGMWKSKSIQIFTGRSFLAEGDLVFFRYDKDHPISDVGIYLHNDRILACTSKGMAIYNFNDEYFQLRYIGAGRINEDTKKK; encoded by the coding sequence ATGAATAAAACAATTGTATTAGTGCTCATAATACTGTTTGGTATAGGATGTAGCAGTAAGAAATATATTTCTCAGGTTCCTTTTAAATATGATTATTCTTTGGAAGCATTGAAAAAGCAAGCTAAAATGGAGGATTCAGGTTTGAGCAATAAAACAGTTGTAAATGATAATTCAGAAAATTTAAGTGATGCTACATTGGCTTTAAAAGAAAAATATTCTATAGTGCTGGGCGTAATACCAAATAAGATTACGAATTACAAATTATATTCATACATAGATCCTTGGGTAAATACGCCTTATAAAGAAAAAAGTTTTTCCAGCACAGGCGTTGATTGTTCTTATTTTGTTCAGTCACTGTATAGTGAAGTTTATAAAGTTACGCTTCCTAAAGACCCAGCCGGTATGTGGAAATCAAAATCAATACAGATTTTTACCGGAAGAAGCTTTTTGGCAGAAGGAGATTTGGTTTTTTTCAGATACGATAAGGATCATCCAATTTCAGATGTTGGGATATACCTCCATAATGACAGGATTTTGGCATGTACAAGCAAGGGAATGGCGATTTACAATTTTAACGACGAATATTTTCAGTTGCGATATATAGGAGCAGGAAGAATCAATGAGGACACAAAGAAAAAATAA
- a CDS encoding PKD domain-containing protein, whose amino-acid sequence MNKKNIDIRVVFFFVILLLIGIIAFLIQFFNHVDCEDVRFYVLAENPRTEESIEFFDKTPNAKSWKWDFGDGSESDVRKHTFHVYKKPGKYLITLTINGECIHNKEITIKDKYLTDKIGTPKIIVSKIITAGQPTYFNSESEDAKTWEWAFGENKGIDDTSANPVYTFSTPGEKTVTLVVNGNFGTVAKKIIYVHPKVIKKQILLI is encoded by the coding sequence ATGAATAAAAAAAATATCGATATCAGGGTTGTGTTTTTCTTTGTGATCCTACTATTAATTGGAATTATTGCTTTTTTAATTCAATTTTTTAACCACGTTGACTGTGAAGATGTACGGTTTTATGTTTTGGCAGAAAACCCAAGGACCGAGGAATCGATTGAGTTTTTTGATAAGACACCAAATGCAAAATCATGGAAATGGGATTTTGGGGATGGATCAGAATCCGATGTAAGAAAACATACCTTTCACGTTTATAAAAAACCGGGTAAATACCTAATTACCTTAACCATAAATGGGGAATGCATCCATAATAAAGAAATTACAATTAAAGATAAATACTTAACTGATAAAATAGGAACTCCTAAAATTATTGTTTCTAAAATTATTACTGCAGGACAGCCTACCTATTTCAATTCAGAATCTGAAGATGCTAAAACCTGGGAATGGGCTTTTGGAGAAAATAAAGGCATTGATGATACCTCTGCTAATCCTGTTTACACCTTTTCTACACCAGGTGAAAAAACAGTTACCCTTGTTGTTAACGGAAACTTTGGTACAGTTGCTAAGAAGATAATTTATGTACATCCCAAAGTAATAAAAAAACAAATCCTCTTAATATAA
- a CDS encoding Na+/H+ antiporter produces MENITIIIMLLFGVAFLSLISKRYNFPIPIVLVICGLIISIIPGLPVIALSPEVVFIIFLPPLLYHAAWYTSWSDFKGAIRPITLAAVGLVLFTTVAVAIVAHMLIDDISWPLAFLLGAIVSPPDAVSATSITKGLGLHPRLIAILEGESLLNDASGLVAYKYALTAITAGNFVLWQAGLNFVVMAVLGIAIGLLVGYIMSFIHKRFVCDEVIEATLTLLTPFASYLIAEHFKASGVLAVVATGLFLSARSGTIFSHESRIMTGTIWNVLTNILNGLIFVLIGLQLRQIMSGIQDYSGWSLFVWGFLVSVTVIVVRFLWVIPAALLPRIISKKIRLQEEFDYRNMIIFGWSGMRGVVSMAAALALPLMMNKTDEFPLRSLIIYLVFCVILSTLVIQGFSLPWLIKKLKIEKYSILAEEYEVRNIIVSQTITHIEDNFSLINDDLLHNIKSKYEVKFNRLQKTELPANFFGKGNLIGGEIFNDFTKLQIDLLNVERNKLESMHKSGAVNEEIFRKIEKELDLEETRLWMEMYEE; encoded by the coding sequence ATGGAAAATATTACCATAATTATTATGCTACTATTTGGGGTTGCATTCTTGAGCCTCATAAGCAAAAGATACAATTTCCCCATTCCTATTGTACTGGTAATTTGTGGGCTTATTATTAGTATCATCCCCGGGCTTCCGGTAATTGCCCTAAGTCCTGAAGTCGTTTTTATTATCTTTCTTCCGCCACTTTTATATCATGCGGCATGGTACACCAGTTGGTCTGATTTTAAAGGAGCCATTCGGCCTATTACTTTGGCTGCAGTGGGTTTAGTACTTTTTACAACCGTTGCGGTAGCAATTGTTGCCCATATGCTTATTGATGATATTTCCTGGCCGTTAGCTTTTCTTTTAGGAGCAATTGTTTCTCCTCCTGATGCGGTTTCAGCAACTTCAATCACAAAAGGACTGGGTTTACATCCCAGATTGATTGCAATACTTGAAGGTGAAAGTCTTTTAAATGATGCCAGCGGTCTGGTGGCATACAAATACGCGCTGACAGCTATTACAGCCGGGAATTTTGTATTATGGCAGGCAGGATTGAATTTTGTCGTGATGGCTGTTCTGGGAATCGCTATTGGTTTGCTTGTGGGGTACATAATGAGTTTTATTCATAAAAGGTTTGTGTGCGATGAAGTTATCGAAGCTACTTTAACATTACTGACGCCCTTTGCTTCGTATTTAATTGCAGAACATTTTAAAGCTTCGGGGGTTCTGGCAGTAGTAGCAACCGGGCTTTTTCTTTCCGCAAGATCGGGTACGATTTTCTCGCATGAAAGCAGGATAATGACAGGAACAATCTGGAATGTTTTAACCAATATTTTAAACGGATTGATTTTTGTCTTAATTGGTTTGCAGTTGCGCCAGATTATGTCAGGAATTCAAGATTATTCCGGCTGGTCGTTATTTGTATGGGGCTTTCTGGTGAGTGTCACCGTGATTGTGGTGCGTTTTTTATGGGTGATTCCCGCAGCTTTGCTTCCCAGGATAATTAGTAAAAAGATTCGTCTTCAGGAAGAATTCGATTACCGGAACATGATTATTTTCGGCTGGTCAGGGATGCGGGGTGTGGTATCGATGGCAGCTGCTTTGGCACTTCCGCTGATGATGAACAAAACAGATGAATTTCCTTTACGCAGCCTCATTATTTATCTGGTATTTTGTGTCATACTTTCTACTTTAGTTATTCAGGGATTTAGTTTGCCATGGCTGATAAAAAAATTGAAAATTGAAAAATACTCCATTCTTGCAGAAGAATATGAGGTTCGAAATATAATCGTTTCTCAGACCATTACCCATATCGAAGATAATTTCTCACTGATCAATGACGACTTACTCCACAATATTAAAAGTAAATATGAAGTAAAATTCAATCGTCTCCAGAAAACGGAACTTCCTGCCAACTTTTTCGGAAAAGGAAATCTGATAGGAGGTGAGATCTTCAATGATTTTACGAAGCTTCAAATCGATTTGCTGAATGTAGAAAGGAATAAACTGGAGTCGATGCATAAATCAGGTGCTGTCAACGAGGAAATTTTCAGAAAAATTGAAAAAGAACTGGATTTGGAAGAAACGAGATTATGGATGGAGATGTATGAAGAGTAG
- a CDS encoding XRE family transcriptional regulator yields the protein MSLFSDNIRVLRVRQKISQEKLAENLQITRGRYVKYEDGTSEAPYEILKKIARYYHMSIDLLLSVDIRKIDMQQLLKLESNRLVLPILVDHGGENFIEIVTQKVKAGYLNGYADPEYIESLQQISLPFLGPGKHRGFPVEGDSMPPHEDGSIIVGRYVERLGDVQDGKTYILITKNEGMVYKRLNKNKKNALVLESDNNFYPNYEVRLSDIIEIWEYRCNIGRTDKKQELNEIQDLKELILDVKREVNEIRKNKG from the coding sequence ATGTCCTTATTTTCAGATAACATCAGGGTTTTAAGGGTTAGGCAAAAAATCTCGCAGGAAAAATTAGCAGAGAATCTTCAGATTACCAGAGGCAGATATGTTAAATATGAAGATGGTACTTCTGAGGCTCCGTATGAAATCTTAAAGAAAATAGCCCGATATTATCACATGAGTATTGATTTACTGCTTTCGGTCGATATCCGAAAAATCGATATGCAGCAGTTACTGAAACTCGAAAGCAACAGATTGGTCTTGCCGATTCTCGTAGATCATGGAGGGGAAAATTTTATTGAAATCGTAACACAAAAAGTAAAAGCAGGCTATCTTAATGGATACGCGGATCCGGAATATATTGAAAGCCTCCAGCAGATTTCGCTTCCTTTTCTCGGGCCGGGCAAACACAGGGGGTTTCCTGTTGAAGGAGATTCAATGCCACCGCACGAAGACGGAAGTATTATTGTAGGACGTTATGTAGAAAGGCTGGGAGATGTACAGGATGGCAAAACGTATATACTCATTACTAAAAATGAAGGAATGGTATATAAACGCCTCAATAAAAATAAAAAAAACGCTTTGGTTTTAGAATCAGACAATAATTTCTATCCAAATTATGAAGTCAGACTCTCAGATATTATCGAAATCTGGGAATACCGCTGCAATATAGGGCGCACAGACAAAAAACAGGAATTGAATGAAATTCAAGACCTGAAAGAATTAATTTTAGATGTAAAGAGAGAAGTAAACGAAATACGGAAGAATAAAGGATAA